A single window of Bradyrhizobium daqingense DNA harbors:
- the miaB gene encoding tRNA (N6-isopentenyl adenosine(37)-C2)-methylthiotransferase MiaB — translation MTPPRKLHIKSYGCQMNVYDAQRMVDTLAPEGFVETDSAEDADLVILNTCHIREKASEKVYSELGRLRVAKDEAARSGRAMQIAVAGCVAQAEGEEIVRRAPVVDVVVGPQSYHHLPELLKRAGDEGRAIETEFPAQDKFGFLAQPKPDAIRARGISAFVTVQEGCDKFCTFCVVPYTRGAEVSRPVAKIVDDVKRLADNGVRELTLIGQNVNAYHGEGPDGTSWPLGKLLEHLAKIPGIARLRYSTSHPRDVDDSLIAAHRDLDALMPFVHLPVQSGADRILAAMNRKHTADDYRRVVDRFRAARQDIAFSSDFIVGFPGESEQDFLATLALVKQIGYAAAYSFKYSARPGTPAADMQETVSPAEMDQRLERLQELIDSQQSAFNKAAIGSTVDVLFERPARKEGQIVGRTAYLQPAHVMASPDIIGQILPVRIDSLERYSFLGELVSPRNAREPALSQASGA, via the coding sequence ATGACGCCGCCGCGCAAGCTGCACATCAAATCATATGGCTGCCAGATGAACGTCTACGATGCCCAGCGCATGGTGGACACGCTGGCCCCGGAAGGATTCGTGGAGACTGATAGCGCCGAGGACGCCGACCTCGTCATCCTCAACACCTGTCATATCCGCGAGAAGGCCTCGGAAAAGGTCTATTCCGAGCTCGGGCGCTTGCGCGTTGCCAAGGACGAGGCCGCGCGTTCGGGCCGGGCGATGCAGATCGCGGTTGCCGGCTGCGTGGCGCAGGCCGAGGGCGAGGAGATCGTACGGCGTGCGCCTGTAGTCGACGTCGTGGTTGGACCGCAGAGCTATCATCATCTGCCGGAGCTCTTGAAGCGCGCGGGCGATGAAGGCCGCGCGATCGAGACCGAGTTTCCGGCCCAGGACAAGTTCGGCTTCCTCGCGCAGCCCAAGCCCGACGCGATCCGCGCACGCGGCATTTCCGCCTTCGTCACGGTGCAGGAAGGCTGCGACAAGTTCTGCACTTTCTGCGTGGTCCCCTATACACGGGGCGCCGAAGTGTCGCGTCCGGTCGCCAAGATCGTCGACGATGTGAAGCGGCTCGCCGATAACGGCGTGCGCGAGCTCACGCTGATCGGTCAGAACGTCAACGCCTATCACGGCGAGGGCCCGGATGGGACAAGCTGGCCGCTCGGCAAGTTGCTCGAACATTTGGCAAAGATCCCGGGCATCGCCCGGCTGCGCTATTCAACCAGCCATCCCCGCGACGTCGATGACAGCCTGATCGCGGCCCATCGCGATCTCGATGCCCTGATGCCGTTCGTGCACCTGCCGGTGCAGTCCGGCGCAGACCGGATTCTGGCCGCCATGAACCGCAAGCATACCGCCGATGACTACCGCCGCGTCGTCGACCGTTTCCGAGCCGCACGCCAAGACATTGCTTTTTCATCAGATTTCATCGTCGGCTTTCCCGGCGAGAGCGAGCAAGATTTTCTCGCGACCCTCGCGCTTGTCAAGCAAATCGGCTACGCTGCGGCTTATTCGTTCAAATATTCGGCCCGGCCGGGAACGCCGGCCGCGGATATGCAGGAGACGGTGTCCCCCGCCGAGATGGACCAGCGATTGGAGCGGCTCCAGGAACTGATCGACAGCCAGCAATCGGCCTTCAACAAGGCTGCGATTGGCTCGACGGTCGATGTGCTGTTCGAGCGTCCGGCCCGCAAGGAGGGCCAGATCGTCGGCCGCACCGCCTACCTCCAGCCCGCCCATGTGATGGCCTCGCCGGACATCATCGGCCAGATCCTGCCTGTCAGGATCGACAGCCTCGAGCGCTACAGCTTTCTCGGCGAGCTCGTGTCGCCGCGCAATGCGCGCGAGCCCGCTTTATCGCAAGCCAGTGGAGCCTGA
- a CDS encoding PhoH family protein, translating into MQVPPETQVVIDFDDNRAASALVGPYGQHLAQIERRLGVVVDSKGNHITIGGTRDGCDAARRVLEMLYAQAAKGQDLDQGEVEGAIRAVIAQGSLFEFDAKSAKSNFDSINLRKRPVRARTAAQDSYIRALKRHELVFGIGPAGTGKTWLAVAHAAQLFERKEVDKIILSRPAVEAGERLGFLPGDLREKVDPYLRPIYDALYDLMDARIVERALQTGEIEIAPLAFMRGRTLTNAAIILDEAQNTTSMQMKMFLTRLGENSRMIVTGDPSQIDLPNGQTSGLAEATRLLSGVEGIAQVHFKAEDVIRHELVARIVAAYEGSPQRPASGQS; encoded by the coding sequence ATGCAAGTTCCGCCCGAGACCCAGGTCGTCATCGACTTCGACGACAACCGTGCCGCATCCGCGCTGGTCGGCCCGTACGGCCAGCATCTTGCGCAGATCGAGCGGCGGCTCGGCGTGGTCGTGGACTCCAAGGGCAACCACATCACCATCGGCGGCACGCGCGACGGCTGCGACGCCGCGCGCCGCGTGCTGGAGATGCTGTACGCGCAGGCCGCGAAGGGACAGGATCTAGACCAGGGCGAGGTCGAGGGCGCGATCCGCGCCGTCATCGCCCAGGGCTCGCTGTTCGAGTTCGATGCCAAATCGGCCAAGTCCAACTTCGACAGCATCAACCTGCGCAAGCGCCCGGTGCGCGCGCGCACCGCCGCGCAGGATTCCTACATCCGCGCGCTGAAGCGCCACGAGCTTGTGTTCGGCATCGGCCCCGCCGGCACCGGCAAGACCTGGCTCGCGGTCGCACATGCCGCGCAGCTGTTCGAGCGCAAGGAGGTCGACAAGATCATCCTGTCGCGTCCGGCGGTGGAAGCCGGCGAGCGGCTCGGATTCCTGCCCGGCGATCTCCGCGAGAAGGTCGATCCTTACCTGCGTCCGATCTACGATGCGCTCTACGACCTCATGGACGCGCGCATCGTCGAGCGCGCGCTCCAGACCGGCGAGATCGAGATCGCGCCGCTGGCCTTCATGCGCGGCCGCACGCTGACCAATGCCGCCATCATCCTGGACGAGGCGCAGAACACCACCTCGATGCAGATGAAGATGTTCCTGACGCGCCTCGGCGAGAACAGCCGCATGATCGTGACTGGCGATCCCTCGCAGATCGACCTGCCGAACGGCCAGACCTCGGGTCTGGCGGAAGCAACCCGGTTGCTGAGCGGCGTCGAAGGCATCGCACAAGTTCATTTCAAGGCCGAGGACGTGATCCGCCACGAACTCGTGGCGCGGATCGTCGCCGCTTACGAAGGGTCGCCGCAGCGGCCGGCCTCCGGTCAATCCTGA
- the ybeY gene encoding rRNA maturation RNase YbeY, translating to MSHPNLPITEVLVVADCWQHEPDSEAVIQRAVAAAAESVDEDVGEAEVAVMLTDDAGIRTLNGNWRGIDKPTNVLSFPALQPEGEWKPGDAPRMLGDIAIAYETMRREADEEHKPFEHHLSHLAVHGFLHLIGYDHENDAEAEEMEALETQILAHLGIPDPYADRPGTN from the coding sequence ATGTCCCACCCCAACCTGCCCATCACAGAGGTCCTCGTCGTCGCCGATTGCTGGCAGCACGAGCCCGATTCCGAAGCCGTGATCCAGCGCGCCGTTGCGGCCGCCGCCGAGAGCGTCGATGAAGACGTTGGCGAGGCCGAAGTGGCCGTGATGCTGACCGATGACGCCGGCATCCGCACCCTCAACGGCAACTGGCGCGGTATCGACAAGCCGACCAACGTGCTGTCGTTCCCCGCGCTGCAGCCGGAGGGCGAGTGGAAGCCAGGCGATGCGCCGCGCATGCTCGGCGACATCGCCATTGCCTACGAGACCATGCGGCGCGAGGCCGACGAGGAGCACAAGCCGTTCGAGCATCATCTGAGCCATCTCGCCGTGCACGGCTTCCTGCATCTGATCGGTTACGACCACGAGAACGACGCCGAGGCGGAGGAGATGGAAGCGCTGGAGACGCAGATCCTGGCGCATCTCGGCATCCCCGATCCCTATGCAGACCGCCCGGGGACGAACTGA
- a CDS encoding hemolysin family protein, with amino-acid sequence MPDSDPVQDNPRETRNLPAVVTQGEVMRPTAEGWLLRAIRTLFGWKAGSVRDDLQVVLDASTPDDTGFSAVERTMLRNILGLHERRIADVMVHRADIVAVKRDIPLGELMDRFESAGHSRLVVYNETLDDPVGIVHIRDLLAFMTVRARVTEATKAKRKKPLPAGLDLKAVDLALPLDEARIIRKLLYVPPSMRAIDLLAQMQATRIHLALVVDEYGGSDGLVSLEDIVEQIVGEIDDEHDSDEPPSIVRLPDNAFIADARASLDDVRSVIGEDFVTGEAGEEVETLGGYLVSFVGRLPVRGEVISGPGTYEVEVLDADPRRVKRLRISTRKERPAPRTQRESRRREAAPESGQSTASDTPTPPPSDGAGPQ; translated from the coding sequence ATGCCTGATTCCGATCCAGTCCAGGACAACCCTCGCGAGACGCGCAATCTGCCCGCCGTCGTGACGCAAGGCGAGGTGATGCGCCCGACCGCGGAAGGCTGGTTACTGCGCGCCATCCGGACGCTGTTCGGCTGGAAGGCGGGATCGGTGCGCGACGATCTCCAGGTCGTGCTCGACGCGTCGACGCCTGATGACACCGGCTTTTCCGCGGTCGAGCGCACCATGCTGCGCAACATCCTCGGCCTGCACGAGCGCCGCATCGCCGACGTCATGGTGCATCGCGCCGACATCGTCGCGGTGAAGCGCGACATCCCTCTGGGCGAATTGATGGACCGCTTCGAGAGCGCCGGCCATTCGCGGCTGGTCGTCTACAACGAGACGCTCGACGATCCCGTCGGCATCGTCCACATCCGCGACCTGCTCGCCTTCATGACCGTGCGGGCGCGCGTGACGGAAGCGACCAAGGCCAAGCGCAAGAAGCCGCTGCCGGCCGGCCTCGATCTGAAGGCCGTGGACCTTGCCCTGCCGCTCGACGAAGCGCGCATCATCCGCAAGCTGCTCTACGTGCCGCCGTCGATGCGGGCGATCGATTTGCTCGCGCAGATGCAGGCGACGCGCATCCACCTTGCGCTGGTGGTCGACGAGTATGGCGGCAGCGACGGGCTGGTCTCGCTCGAGGACATCGTCGAGCAGATCGTCGGCGAGATCGACGACGAGCACGACAGCGACGAGCCGCCCTCGATCGTGCGCCTGCCCGACAACGCCTTCATCGCTGACGCCCGCGCCAGCCTCGACGACGTCCGTTCGGTGATCGGCGAGGATTTCGTCACCGGCGAGGCCGGCGAGGAGGTGGAGACGCTGGGCGGCTATCTCGTCAGCTTCGTCGGACGCCTGCCGGTGCGCGGCGAGGTGATCTCGGGCCCCGGCACTTACGAGGTCGAGGTGCTCGATGCCGATCCGCGCCGCGTCAAGCGGCTGCGTATCTCGACGCGGAAGGAGCGTCCCGCGCCACGCACCCAGCGCGAGAGCCGGCGCCGCGAAGCTGCGCCGGAGAGCGGACAATCGACCGCCAGCGACACGCCCACCCCGCCGCCGAGCGACGGGGCCGGTCCGCAGTGA
- the lnt gene encoding apolipoprotein N-acyltransferase, with the protein MSALQRLRQIALAIILTWGWKRAVIAMAAGALSVLALAPFNLFPVLFVTFPVLVWLIDGTGAGRYGGVPAAALTGYWFGLGYFVPGLYWIGYAFFVDADVFAWLTPFAVLGLPAYLSIFTAIGFALARLLWTKNATRVLALAASLTISEWLRGHALTGFPWNAFGYALSEPLPLAQTASLIGLWGMTFLTVAIFASPATLIDHAPDGRLQWRAPAAAIALLIVMGVFGAIRLSLHPTTMVAGAKLRLMQPNLQQDVKFNYAAKAEVMKKYLALSDRASGPQSTGVRDATILIWPESAFPFFLTREADAMAQIADLLPNGTVLITGSVRAPDLPRGTPITRAYNSIYVIDHDGSVVAVYDKLHLVPFGEFLPYQGLMEKLGFEQLTRMRGGFIAGTVRHALPVAGAPPALPLICYEAIFPGEVAGRNERPGWIVNLTNDGWFGISTGPYQHLEQSRMRAIELGLPLVRSANTGISAVIDPMGRTIASLGLGIEGILDASLPAAISPTIYARVGDVPAIMLVALAVIVAVRRRVAKRHP; encoded by the coding sequence GTGAGCGCACTCCAGCGGCTTCGGCAGATTGCGCTTGCCATCATCCTCACCTGGGGCTGGAAGCGCGCCGTCATCGCCATGGCGGCCGGAGCGCTGTCGGTGCTGGCGCTGGCACCGTTCAACCTCTTCCCGGTGCTGTTTGTCACCTTCCCTGTGCTGGTCTGGCTGATCGACGGCACCGGCGCCGGCCGCTATGGCGGCGTTCCTGCCGCGGCGCTGACCGGCTACTGGTTCGGGCTCGGCTATTTCGTGCCCGGCCTGTATTGGATCGGTTATGCCTTCTTCGTCGATGCCGACGTGTTCGCCTGGCTGACGCCGTTCGCCGTGCTGGGCCTGCCGGCCTATCTTTCGATCTTCACCGCCATCGGCTTCGCGCTCGCGCGGCTGCTCTGGACCAAGAACGCCACGCGCGTGCTGGCGCTCGCGGCAAGCCTCACCATCAGTGAGTGGCTGCGCGGCCACGCGTTGACGGGCTTTCCCTGGAACGCGTTCGGCTATGCGCTGTCCGAGCCGCTGCCGCTGGCGCAGACGGCATCGCTGATCGGCCTGTGGGGCATGACGTTCCTGACGGTCGCGATCTTCGCCAGCCCTGCGACGCTGATCGATCACGCGCCCGATGGCCGCCTGCAATGGCGCGCGCCGGCCGCCGCGATTGCACTGCTGATCGTCATGGGCGTTTTCGGCGCCATCCGCCTGTCGCTGCATCCGACCACGATGGTAGCAGGCGCCAAGCTGCGCCTGATGCAGCCGAACCTCCAGCAGGACGTGAAATTCAACTACGCCGCCAAGGCGGAGGTGATGAAGAAATACCTGGCGCTGTCCGATCGCGCCTCGGGTCCACAATCGACCGGCGTGCGCGATGCCACCATCCTGATCTGGCCGGAATCCGCCTTTCCGTTCTTCCTCACGCGCGAAGCCGACGCGATGGCGCAAATCGCCGACCTCCTGCCGAACGGCACGGTGCTGATCACCGGCTCGGTCCGCGCGCCCGACCTGCCGCGGGGCACGCCGATCACGCGCGCCTATAACTCGATTTACGTCATCGATCACGACGGCAGCGTCGTCGCTGTGTACGACAAGTTGCATTTGGTGCCTTTCGGAGAATTTCTTCCCTACCAGGGGCTGATGGAGAAGCTCGGCTTCGAACAATTGACGCGCATGCGCGGGGGCTTCATTGCCGGCACCGTACGGCATGCGCTACCGGTCGCCGGCGCACCGCCGGCGCTGCCGCTGATCTGTTACGAAGCCATCTTTCCCGGCGAGGTAGCAGGCCGCAACGAACGTCCAGGCTGGATCGTAAACCTCACCAATGACGGCTGGTTCGGCATCTCGACCGGTCCCTATCAGCATCTCGAGCAATCGCGGATGCGTGCGATCGAGCTCGGCTTGCCGCTGGTTCGCTCCGCCAATACCGGCATCTCCGCAGTGATCGATCCGATGGGTCGCACCATCGCCAGTCTCGGCCTTGGAATCGAAGGCATTTTGGATGCAAGTCTTCCCGCTGCGATCTCGCCGACGATCTATGCGCGCGTCGGTGATGTACCAGCAATCATGCTCGTCGCGCTCGCCGTGATTGTGGCAGTCCGCCGCCGCGTCGCCAAACGACACCCCTGA
- a CDS encoding helix-turn-helix domain-containing protein translates to MSKAPNPVDKYVGSRVRMRRIMLGMSQEKLGEALGLTFQQIQKYEKGTNRVGASRIQQIAEILQVPVSFLFEGGPSGVPGPDGFSEGASPSYVSDFLATSEGLALTKAFTRIADSKMRRSIVDLVEQIAAREGPDKR, encoded by the coding sequence ATGTCGAAAGCGCCCAACCCTGTTGACAAATATGTCGGCAGTCGCGTGCGTATGCGCCGCATCATGTTGGGCATGAGCCAGGAAAAGCTCGGTGAAGCTTTGGGCCTGACTTTCCAGCAGATTCAGAAGTACGAGAAGGGCACCAACCGGGTCGGCGCGAGCCGCATCCAGCAGATCGCCGAAATTCTCCAGGTGCCTGTGTCGTTCTTGTTCGAAGGCGGCCCGAGCGGCGTACCGGGTCCGGACGGCTTCAGCGAAGGCGCCTCGCCCTCTTACGTCTCGGATTTCCTCGCGACATCGGAGGGACTCGCCTTGACCAAGGCGTTCACCCGAATAGCCGATTCCAAGATGCGCCGCTCCATCGTCGACCTCGTCGAGCAGATCGCCGCCCGCGAAGGCCCCGACAAGCGCTGA
- a CDS encoding M20 family metallopeptidase: MMRFRGIDALMASSNWFDTQTILDGIRRWVEIETPTEAPEQVNKLVSLIAEQYRDLPVTLERIAGVDGCGDHLVARSSWGQDRPGILVLSHLDTVHPLGFIERLPFKVEGDSAFGPGIYDMKGGAYVAHHAFHALCASGDRSPLGITHMFTSDEEIGSPTSRALIEQEGRKAKYVLVTEPARDGGRIVTARKGVGRFKVFIKGVPAHAGSRPEDGRSAVRELANVILALEGMNDLERGVTVNVGVARGGTRPNVTPEEAYAEVDLRVVSLEDADEFVGKILALTSKTDGVTVEVTGGLNRPPYEKSNAGASLYEHAKALAADLGFELIDTHTGGGSDGNFTAAHTATLDGLGVDGKGAHTHYEQLYVSSLAPRARLLHRLYQTLR, encoded by the coding sequence ATGATGCGATTCAGAGGCATAGATGCGTTGATGGCCAGCTCCAATTGGTTCGATACCCAAACCATTCTCGATGGCATCCGCCGCTGGGTGGAGATCGAGACGCCGACGGAAGCGCCCGAACAGGTCAACAAACTGGTCTCGCTGATCGCGGAGCAATACCGCGATCTGCCCGTCACGCTCGAGCGCATCGCCGGCGTCGATGGCTGCGGCGATCATCTTGTGGCGCGTTCGAGCTGGGGCCAGGACCGGCCGGGCATCCTGGTGCTGAGCCACCTCGACACCGTTCATCCCCTCGGCTTCATCGAGCGCCTGCCGTTCAAGGTCGAGGGCGACAGCGCATTCGGCCCGGGCATCTATGACATGAAGGGCGGCGCCTATGTCGCCCATCACGCCTTTCACGCGCTCTGCGCGAGCGGCGACCGCTCGCCACTCGGCATCACCCACATGTTCACCTCCGACGAGGAGATCGGTAGCCCGACCTCGCGCGCGCTGATCGAGCAGGAAGGGCGCAAGGCCAAATACGTGCTGGTGACGGAGCCGGCGCGCGACGGCGGCAGGATCGTCACGGCACGCAAGGGCGTCGGACGCTTCAAGGTCTTCATCAAGGGCGTGCCTGCGCATGCCGGCTCCCGGCCGGAAGACGGACGCAGCGCCGTTCGCGAGCTCGCGAACGTGATCCTGGCGCTGGAAGGAATGAACGACCTCGAGCGAGGCGTCACCGTCAATGTCGGCGTGGCGCGCGGCGGCACGCGTCCCAACGTCACGCCGGAGGAGGCTTATGCCGAAGTCGATCTGCGCGTCGTGAGTCTCGAGGACGCGGACGAGTTCGTCGGCAAGATCCTCGCGCTCACATCGAAGACCGACGGCGTCACCGTCGAGGTCACTGGCGGGCTCAATCGGCCGCCTTACGAGAAGAGCAATGCAGGCGCTTCGCTCTACGAGCATGCGAAGGCCCTTGCGGCCGATCTTGGCTTCGAACTGATCGACACCCACACCGGCGGCGGCTCGGACGGCAATTTCACCGCCGCGCATACCGCGACGCTCGATGGGCTCGGCGTCGACGGCAAGGGCGCACACACCCATTATGAGCAGCTCTACGTCTCGTCGCTCGCGCCGCGTGCGCGGCTGCTCCATCGCCTGTATCAGACGCTGCGATGA
- the trmB gene encoding tRNA (guanosine(46)-N7)-methyltransferase TrmB — MSERKSDPERDDTERAFFGRRKGHKLRQHQAGLIEQLLPHLALDTEGEAPADAREIFDPAAEDVRLEIGFGGGEHLAAEAQSFSTTGFIGCEPYVNGMAKILAQIEAANIGNIRLFAGDAAELLAWLPKASLSRIDLIHPDPWPKRRHWKRRFVQDRTIAAMARVLKPGGEFRFVCDIDDYCAWTLSHLARSSDFKWLAERADDFRQPWDGYTMTRYGRKAAREGRKAAYLRFRRL; from the coding sequence ATGAGCGAGCGCAAGTCAGATCCCGAGCGCGATGACACCGAGCGCGCCTTCTTCGGGCGCCGCAAGGGCCACAAGCTCAGGCAACACCAGGCCGGATTGATCGAGCAGCTGCTGCCGCATCTTGCCCTCGACACCGAGGGCGAAGCACCGGCGGATGCCCGCGAGATCTTCGATCCCGCGGCTGAGGACGTGCGGCTTGAGATCGGCTTCGGTGGCGGCGAGCATCTCGCGGCCGAGGCACAATCTTTCTCCACGACCGGCTTCATCGGCTGCGAGCCCTATGTCAACGGCATGGCTAAGATCCTTGCGCAGATCGAGGCGGCCAATATCGGCAACATCCGCCTGTTCGCCGGCGATGCCGCCGAGCTGCTGGCCTGGCTGCCGAAGGCCTCGCTGTCGCGGATCGACCTGATCCATCCCGATCCCTGGCCGAAGCGGCGACATTGGAAGCGGCGCTTCGTGCAGGACAGGACCATTGCCGCAATGGCGCGCGTGCTCAAGCCCGGCGGCGAATTCCGCTTCGTCTGCGACATCGACGATTACTGCGCCTGGACGCTGTCGCATCTGGCGCGGTCTTCGGACTTCAAATGGCTCGCGGAGCGCGCCGACGATTTCAGGCAGCCCTGGGACGGCTACACCATGACGCGCTACGGCCGGAAGGCCGCGCGCGAGGGACGCAAGGCGGCTTACCTGCGATTCAGGCGGCTCTAA
- a CDS encoding DUF2336 domain-containing protein — translation MTVATSLIPGLDDIVKRGDPRRRGEIARAISQLFFQDAENLRPELIDLFDNLLIDLVPHAELDSRVDLAERFSRLNNAPPHLVNQLARENEISVAGPVLRRSPVLDEAALVEIARLKGQGHLLAMTERPTLPVVVTDVLVERGDRDVVRRAAGNAGAMFSPGSYSELIKRAAQDGVLTLKIGQRNDLSGEHLKELLNGTLDVIRRRLSSVVNPARQIEIKRAMAAIEEASLPPGPRRDFSGAQRTVLGLHREGHLGESALLGFAKAHKYEESIASLSAMAGVRLSILDRLISGDRYDPLLILGRVLNLGWPTVRALILLWYGPHRTPADADIEAARVNYTRLMPATAERIVNFWRNRQTI, via the coding sequence ATGACCGTTGCCACGTCGCTCATTCCTGGACTGGACGATATCGTCAAGCGCGGCGATCCGAGACGTCGTGGCGAGATCGCCCGCGCCATCTCCCAGCTGTTCTTCCAGGACGCCGAGAACCTCCGCCCCGAGCTGATCGATCTCTTCGACAATCTCCTGATCGATCTCGTTCCGCATGCCGAGCTCGATTCGCGCGTCGATCTCGCCGAGCGCTTCTCGCGCCTGAACAACGCGCCGCCGCATCTGGTGAACCAGCTCGCGCGCGAGAACGAAATCTCGGTGGCGGGCCCCGTGCTGCGCCGCTCGCCCGTACTCGACGAGGCGGCCCTGGTCGAGATCGCGCGGCTGAAGGGCCAGGGTCATCTGCTGGCGATGACGGAGCGGCCGACGCTGCCTGTCGTCGTCACCGACGTGCTGGTCGAGCGCGGCGATCGCGACGTGGTGCGCCGTGCCGCCGGCAATGCCGGTGCGATGTTCTCGCCGGGCAGCTATTCCGAGCTGATCAAGCGCGCCGCGCAGGACGGCGTACTGACGCTCAAGATCGGCCAGCGCAACGATCTCTCGGGCGAGCACCTGAAGGAGCTTCTCAACGGTACGCTCGACGTCATCCGCCGCCGCCTCTCCAGCGTGGTCAATCCCGCGCGCCAGATCGAGATCAAGCGCGCCATGGCCGCCATCGAGGAGGCTTCGCTGCCGCCGGGGCCGCGCCGCGATTTCTCGGGGGCACAGCGCACGGTGCTGGGATTGCATCGCGAAGGTCATCTCGGCGAGAGCGCGCTGCTCGGTTTCGCCAAGGCACACAAATACGAGGAATCGATCGCTTCGCTCTCGGCGATGGCCGGCGTCCGTCTTTCGATTCTCGATCGTCTCATTTCGGGCGATCGCTATGATCCGCTTCTGATCCTCGGCCGCGTTCTGAATCTCGGCTGGCCGACGGTGCGCGCCCTCATCCTGCTCTGGTACGGCCCACACCGCACGCCCGCCGATGCGGACATCGAGGCCGCGCGTGTCAACTACACGCGCCTGATGCCGGCGACCGCCGAGCGCATCGTGAATTTCTGGCGCAATCGGCAGACGATTTAG
- the rimP gene encoding ribosome maturation factor RimP — protein MTEPTSGSTDAELLAEPRLVVEPGVAARVSAVAAPVLQGMGYRLVRIRISGEAGCTVQIMAERPDGSMQIEDCEAISRALSPVLDVADPIDRAYRLEISSPGIDRPLVRRSDFERYAGHLVKVEMAVAHEGRKRFRGMIGAVEGNRVHLHRDDVKAGDDPDVLLTMEDIGEARLVLTDELIAESMRRGKAEAREMRRNLGLEPPQAPHAKISEKTTKNTKPKKKPAPTNTKKHRLAAERARRGEIDPDQGD, from the coding sequence ATGACCGAACCGACCTCTGGTTCCACGGATGCCGAATTGCTGGCCGAGCCGCGGCTCGTGGTCGAGCCGGGCGTCGCGGCACGGGTGTCCGCGGTCGCGGCGCCCGTGCTTCAGGGCATGGGCTATCGCCTGGTGCGGATCCGTATTTCCGGCGAGGCCGGCTGCACCGTGCAGATCATGGCCGAGCGGCCGGACGGCTCCATGCAGATCGAGGATTGCGAGGCGATCTCGCGGGCGTTGTCGCCCGTGCTCGACGTCGCCGATCCCATCGATCGCGCCTACCGACTGGAGATCTCCTCGCCGGGGATCGACCGTCCGCTGGTGCGCCGCTCCGATTTCGAGCGCTATGCCGGACATCTGGTGAAGGTCGAGATGGCGGTCGCCCATGAGGGGCGGAAGCGGTTCCGCGGCATGATCGGTGCCGTCGAAGGCAATCGCGTCCATCTGCATCGCGACGACGTCAAGGCGGGCGACGATCCCGACGTTCTCCTGACCATGGAGGATATCGGCGAAGCACGCCTGGTGCTGACCGACGAGCTGATCGCGGAATCGATGCGTCGCGGCAAGGCCGAGGCGCGCGAGATGCGCCGCAATCTGGGCCTGGAGCCGCCGCAGGCTCCGCACGCCAAGATCAGCGAGAAAACGACCAAGAACACCAAGCCGAAGAAGAAGCCGGCTCCGACCAATACGAAGAAACATCGCCTTGCCGCCGAACGCGCGCGGCGCGGCGAGATCGATCCTGACCAAGGAGACTAG